From the genome of Monomorium pharaonis isolate MP-MQ-018 chromosome 2, ASM1337386v2, whole genome shotgun sequence, one region includes:
- the LOC105840769 gene encoding pyruvate dehydrogenase (acetyl-transferring) kinase, mitochondrial, with the protein MRLTRNCLSNISKMLDFYSQFNPSPLSIKQFIDFGLSACERKSFIFLRKELPVRLANIMKEIHLLPENLLKMPSVGIVNNLYITSFEEILHFEKVEVNEATLDNFCQALIKIRNRHTDVVQTMAQGVLELKESHDVDIQTENSIQYFLDRFFMSRISIRMLINQHTLLFGGQLNGHSRHVGCIDPSCDVIGVIKDAYENARFLCDQYYLASPELKIKQHNEFERSSEIRIIYVPSHLYHMLFELFKNSMRAVMEHHGTDADNYPPLEILLVCGKEDICVKISDRGGGIPRSQTDHLFKYMYSTAPQPSKSDAHTVPLAGYGYGLPLSRLYARYLHGDIVLLSCEGYGTDAIIYLKALSTEANELLPIFNKTSSKFYRTPVPIADWSSQCGGGMATRQLSMSHAQGHRLPHGMEITHL; encoded by the exons gtttaaGTGCCTGTGAGAGAAAATCCTTCATATTCCTGAGGAAAGAACTGCCAGTACGGCTCGCCAATATAATGAAAGAAATCCATTTACTGCCGGAAAACTTGCTAAAAATGCCTAGTGTGGGTATtgtgaataatttatacatcaCATCCtttgaagaaatattacaCTTTGAAAAAGTTGAAGTCAACGAGGCCACTTTAGACAA CTTCTGCCAAGCTCTAATAAAGATACGAAATAGACATACCGATGTTGTTCAGACAATGGCGCAGGGAGTTTTGGAACTGAAGGAGTCTCATGATGTGGACATTCAGACTGAGAATAGCATTCAGTATTTCCTGGACAGATTTTTCATGTCCCGCATTTCTATTCGTATGCTGATCAATCAACATA cGCTCCTTTTTGGTGGGCAATTGAATGGGCATAGTAGACACGTAGGATGTATAGATCCGTCTTGTGACGTAATCGGCGTCATTAAGGACGCTTATGAGAATGCACGGTTTTTATGCGATCAATATTATCTGGCTAGTCcggaattaaaaatcaaacagCATAATG aatttgaACGTAGTAGTGAGATTAGGATTATTTATGTGCCGAGCCATTTGTATCATATGCTATTCGAGCTTTTTAAAAACAGCATGAGAGCCGTAATGGAACACCATGGAACTGATGCGGACAATTATCCGCCGCTCGAAATTTTACTAGTGTGCGGTAAAGAAGACATTTGCGTGAAG aTATCCGATAGAGGTGGCGGCATTCCTCGTTCACAAACGgaccatttatttaaatatatgtacagtaCCGCTCCACAGCCGAGTAAATCAGATGCTCATACAGTACCGCTTGCAGGATACGGCTACGGTCTGCCATTATCTCGATTGTACGCCAGGTATCTGCATGGTGACATTGTACTTCTCAGCTGTGAAGGTTACGGAACAGAcgctattatttatttgaag GCATTATCCACTGAAGCAAACGAACTATtgccaatatttaataaaacctCGTCGAAGTTTTACCGTACGCCAGTACCAATTGCGGATTGGAGCAGCCAATGTGGTGGCGGAATGGCGACGAGGCAACTGAGTATGAGTCATGCTCAAGGTCACAGACTGCCTCATGGAATGGAAATCACTCATTTATAG